The Chloroflexota bacterium genome includes the window TGTGAAGGCGCTGGGTCTGCTAGTGGAGGGCCAGGCGCAGGTGAGCATGAACCTGACCGACTTCACCAAGACGCCGGTGTATCGCGCCGTCGAACTGGTGCGCCGCGAGGCGGCGCGTTACGGGGTGAGCGTTGCGCGCTCCGAGTTGGTTGGGCTTGTTCCGCAAGCGGCGCTGGTGGATACGGCCCAGTGGTATTTGCAACTCGACGGCTTGAGCGACGATCAGATTTTGGAGAACAAGCTGACGGCACGCTTCGCGCCGGAGACACAATCCGATTCATTCCTCAACGCCATTGCCGCCGGAACGGCCACGCCCGGCGGCGGCGCGGCGGGCGCTTACGCCGGGGCGATGGCCGCCGCGTTGGTGGCGATGGTGGGCCGTGTCACCGTTGGCAAAAAGAAATACGCCGAGGTGGAGGCCGAGATGCAGGAGATGATCACCGCCGCCGAAAAACTGCGGGCCGATCTCACCGCCGCCGTCGCCGCCGACATCGAAGCCTTTGAGGCGGTAATGGCCGCCTACAAACTCCCCAAAGCCACCGAGGCGGAAGTTGCAGCGCGTGGTGAAGCCATTGAGCGCGCCAATCATGGCGCAACTGCCGTGCCACTGCGCGTGGCCCGCGATGCGACGAGTGTGTTGGGGCTGGCCGCCCTGGCGGCTGAGAAAGCCAACGTCAATGCCATCTCGGACGCCGGTTCTGCCGCCAACATGGCAATCGCCTCTCTGCGCGCCGCCGCCCTCAACGTGCGCATCAACGCCGCCGGGATCAAAGATCGCGATGCGGCCAACTTCTGGCTGAGCGAGGTGGCCTCGCTCGAACACCGGGCGGCGGATACGTTTGAGGCTATCAACCGGACGATTGTGGAGAGGATGAAGTAGGGATAAAGACCCTTGCCCCTTTTTGGGGCGCAAGCGCAGGTGCGGCACGGGGATTGCAGCGGACGGCTTCGCTCCGCCGCTACTGATGCCGACCGTTGGGCGCACCACTAAGTTGCCGTCGCCGCGATAGCGGATACTTCTTGGCATCCTAGGTGTGACCCGACCCTTCAGAACCCAGCCTGAACCAATTTTACTTCTCCACCATCTGCTTCACCCGCCTCGCCTGTTCGTCCATTGACTTCTGCATTTGTTGCTTGACCATGGCCTCTGCCGCCGCCGGGAAGCCGCCCGCCAGTTCCATCGAAACGGTCAGCTTCGTCCCACTTCCAGCCGCCTCAAAAAGATAGACCGTCTCAACCGGCGTGGGGACGCCGGTCGTCTTGACGCTCCATTTCTGGTTCGGCTCAAAGGCCGAGACCTGCAATTGCGTCTGCATTCGGTGGCCCATGACTTCGGAAGTGTAGTGATAGATTGAACCGACGCCGACCGGGCCGTCCGGCGTGACCTTCGCCTCAAGCACGCCGGTTTGCCAGGCCCTATGATTCTCGACGGCGATGACGTAGGCGAAAACTTTTTCGACGGGTTGATTGATGGTGATGCTGGAAGATACGGTTGGCATGTGGAGTCTCCTTGTGGGGAGAAAGTATACCCTAGCGTTGGCCTTTATTACCAAACCGTAACACGGCATTACAGAAAAAAAAGAGGGTGTGAGAATACAAGTAATGAAGTAAAAGTATGATGGGAGAAGAAGGAAACGTCACTATGCAATACCGCTTCAAACATTCTCTTCTTTTGTCGGCAATTGTCACAGCAATGGCATTGATTATCAGCTGCGCTTCCCCATCCATCCTGACACACTTCCCAACTTCAACTACCACACCTGCTTCAACGGCAACCAATACCGTTCAGCTAACTGCCGTTCCGACATCAACTTCGCAACCGCCCACAAAAGCCCGCACCCCAACCTCAGCACACCCGGCTGAACTACCTACCTCAACTCCAGGTTTTGATATTGACTTTAATCTGACGGCTACTGCGGTCGTCGGACAACTTGTCGCATCAGGTTCTTCAAAGATCGAGTCCTATTTTTCGCCAGATAGAAAGTGGCGAGCCGACTTTGTTTCCTATGAGTGCATGCACGTTGAGGGCAGTGTTGACGCAAATTCGTATGAGGAAATGAAACTTGTCGAGATGAGCACTGACATTGAGAAGGTTATAGCCCATCAATTTATCTATTGCGGCGGCCTCGGCGCTTATGGCCTGGGTGGCCTCTTCTGGTCATCGAATAGTCGTTACTTCTATTACACCGAAACCAGAGAAGGTGTTCCTGATGGGTGTAATCTTTTCGGGGAAAAGCCGATCTCACGCTTGGACGCAACCAACTTACAGACAGAAGGGTTGGGAGCAGGCCCGCTTTCACCTGACAAAACAAAACTGGCGACATGGGAAAACAACGGAATTAGCGTTTGGAGTCTTGACGATGGTAAACTGGCCAGCTTTTCAGCGGTCATGCCAGGCGGTACAGGAGGCCCTATTGCCTGGTCGTCTGGCAGCCAATCCCTGGTTTATTTGCAAATCGATTCAGAGTGCCCCCCATCCGGAAAGACTAGGCTTGGGCTAATTGACTTACCAACCATGAAGCAGAAATTACTGGTCGAGTCTGAAGAGGTTGGTTTTTTGAGCGTGCGTTGGGAAGGCTTTGCTAGGCTGATATTGAGCGACTTTCAAGGCAAAGAATGGCACTACGAGTTTGCAACGGGCGAACTCAAGCCCGCGCAATGAGCATCTGGTTCAGTAGTGTTTCACGGATTCACCTGTAAGTTAATCTCAAGATTATCGTAACATGCGTCAGGGATAGGACAATCGACAACAATCTCCTCTGGATAACCGTATTGAGCATTATATGAAATTGAGCAGTTCAACCACGGAAACCAAAAGGCACAGCTTTGAGCCGTATTGAACAGGGC containing:
- the ftcD gene encoding glutamate formimidoyltransferase, which produces MTQLIECVPNFSEGRQADVIQAIADSIRAVAGAQMLNISSDVDHNRTVITFVGDAAAVEAGAFAAIAKAAELIDLDQHHGEHPRLGATDVVPFIPIREATMEDCVAIAKRLGERVGSELNIPVYLYEAAATRPDRENLENVRRGEYEGLKAEIGSNPARQPDFGPSQIGKAGATIIGARQFLIAYNVYLNTSDVNIARKVAKAARHSSGGLRFVKALGLLVEGQAQVSMNLTDFTKTPVYRAVELVRREAARYGVSVARSELVGLVPQAALVDTAQWYLQLDGLSDDQILENKLTARFAPETQSDSFLNAIAAGTATPGGGAAGAYAGAMAAALVAMVGRVTVGKKKYAEVEAEMQEMITAAEKLRADLTAAVAADIEAFEAVMAAYKLPKATEAEVAARGEAIERANHGATAVPLRVARDATSVLGLAALAAEKANVNAISDAGSAANMAIASLRAAALNVRINAAGIKDRDAANFWLSEVASLEHRAADTFEAINRTIVERMK
- a CDS encoding SRPBCC family protein — translated: MPTVSSSITINQPVEKVFAYVIAVENHRAWQTGVLEAKVTPDGPVGVGSIYHYTSEVMGHRMQTQLQVSAFEPNQKWSVKTTGVPTPVETVYLFEAAGSGTKLTVSMELAGGFPAAAEAMVKQQMQKSMDEQARRVKQMVEK